A single genomic interval of Alistipes provencensis harbors:
- a CDS encoding sialate O-acetylesterase translates to MKKMLLLLLGLAAAWSVAAKVTLPDAIGSNMVLQQNTDVKLWGWADPHAAVKVEASWGAKASAKSDGGGRWEVTLKTPAGSYDPQRIIVASGDRQVLDNVLIGEVWFCSGQSNMDMPLGGYWNGLIEGGNEVIACADAQRNRIRFLKVAYSQGYTPQERVPGVWNEFTTATAARCSATAYFFAEMLSRALDVPVGVIDSSWGGSRIECWTPRAALETYPDIDLDEKAVADLPDYMRPMAMYNAMVYPLTRYTVRGLLWYQGESNIGHHTEYAARMADMVAGWRAQWGLGELPFYFVEIAPFGYGNGLAPYLREAQCRAQALIPGSGMVSTNDLVLPCEEGNIHPRDKRSVGKRLAFWALNRTYGRKDVACENMQFRSMEVRDGKAYLSFDNTFGGFGRAFDLRGFEVCGADRMFRPAQVHFEGNERLIVFLPDIPEPVAVRYGFRDFQPGNVVNTRELPLVPFRTDDF, encoded by the coding sequence ATGAAAAAAATGCTATTGCTCCTCCTCGGCCTTGCCGCGGCGTGGAGTGTTGCGGCGAAGGTCACCCTTCCCGACGCCATCGGCAGCAACATGGTGCTGCAACAGAATACCGACGTGAAACTCTGGGGTTGGGCCGACCCGCATGCGGCGGTGAAGGTCGAGGCTTCGTGGGGCGCGAAAGCGTCTGCAAAGAGCGACGGCGGGGGGCGTTGGGAGGTGACGCTGAAAACTCCCGCCGGCAGTTACGACCCGCAGCGGATCATCGTTGCAAGCGGCGACAGGCAGGTGCTGGACAACGTCCTGATCGGCGAGGTGTGGTTCTGCAGCGGCCAGAGCAATATGGATATGCCCCTCGGCGGCTACTGGAACGGACTGATCGAGGGCGGCAACGAGGTCATCGCCTGCGCCGATGCGCAGCGCAACCGCATCCGCTTCCTGAAAGTGGCCTATTCGCAGGGCTATACGCCGCAGGAACGCGTTCCGGGCGTCTGGAACGAGTTCACGACGGCCACCGCCGCACGGTGCAGTGCCACGGCCTATTTCTTCGCCGAGATGCTCTCGCGGGCGCTGGACGTTCCGGTCGGCGTGATCGACAGTTCGTGGGGCGGCAGCCGCATCGAGTGCTGGACCCCGCGCGCGGCGCTGGAAACCTATCCCGACATCGATCTGGATGAAAAGGCCGTCGCCGACCTGCCCGACTACATGCGCCCGATGGCCATGTACAACGCCATGGTCTATCCCCTGACCCGCTATACCGTCCGCGGCCTCCTCTGGTATCAGGGCGAGTCGAACATCGGCCACCATACGGAATATGCCGCGCGGATGGCCGACATGGTAGCCGGATGGCGTGCGCAGTGGGGGCTGGGCGAACTGCCTTTCTATTTCGTCGAGATCGCTCCTTTCGGTTACGGCAACGGGCTGGCGCCCTATCTGCGCGAGGCGCAGTGCCGGGCGCAGGCGCTGATTCCCGGCAGCGGCATGGTCTCGACCAACGATCTGGTCCTTCCCTGCGAGGAGGGCAACATCCATCCCCGCGACAAACGCAGCGTGGGCAAGCGGCTGGCATTCTGGGCTCTGAACCGCACTTACGGCCGAAAGGACGTGGCGTGCGAGAACATGCAGTTCCGCTCGATGGAGGTCAGGGACGGCAAAGCCTACCTTTCGTTCGACAACACTTTCGGCGGCTTCGGCCGGGCGTTCGACCTGAGGGGTTTTGAGGTCTGCGGCGCCGACCGGATGTTCCGTCCCGCGCAGGTGCATTTTGAGGGCAATGAGCGGCTGATCGTCTTTCTGCCCGATATCCCCGAGCCGGTGGCCGTGCGCTACGGCTTCCGCGACTTCCAGCCGGGCAACGTGGTCAACACCCGCGAGCTTCCCCTCGTGCCGTTCCGCACCGACGATTTTTAA
- a CDS encoding sn-glycerol-1-phosphate dehydrogenase produces MNKVESALQRTTDTKALVIGVDTLPQTAEMFKRLFPAGRALVVADSNTWRVAGKEVHRILAEAGIAQDEPHIFTDPKLYAEWTFVEELDGVLAATDAVPVAVGSGVINDLTKLCSHHNGRRYMVVGTAASMDGYTAYGASITKDGNKQTFDCPAPLGMVLDPSISAAAPAKMSASGYADLIAKIPAGADWMLADAVGADKMDDFAFGLVQEGLKEALCDPAGVHAGNVAKVEQLAEGLLLSGFAMQATLSSRPASGAEHQFSHLWDMEHLRFNGASVSHGFKVGIGTLASTAFLEMLLDAPVETLDVEKCVAAWKSWEETERDIRAVFDNDPEFVARGLKETRDKYVDQEGLREQLTRLKQAWPELRGRIRSQIIPFGEVHRRLELVGAPCEPEQIGVSRARFRASFEKIPYMRSRYTVIDVAFRCGWMEEWLDRLFGKGGVWQVESLGQTGVGQVIPAASGM; encoded by the coding sequence ATGAATAAAGTAGAGAGCGCCCTTCAGCGCACGACCGACACCAAAGCGCTGGTGATCGGTGTCGATACCCTCCCGCAGACCGCGGAGATGTTCAAACGCCTGTTCCCCGCCGGCCGCGCCCTTGTGGTTGCGGATTCCAATACATGGCGGGTGGCCGGCAAGGAGGTGCACCGCATCCTTGCCGAAGCGGGCATTGCGCAGGACGAGCCGCACATCTTCACCGATCCGAAACTCTATGCCGAATGGACGTTCGTCGAAGAGTTGGACGGCGTGCTGGCCGCGACCGATGCCGTGCCCGTCGCCGTGGGTTCGGGCGTTATCAACGACCTGACCAAACTTTGTTCCCACCACAACGGCCGCCGTTACATGGTGGTCGGCACGGCTGCCTCGATGGACGGCTATACCGCCTACGGAGCCTCGATCACCAAGGACGGCAACAAGCAGACCTTCGACTGTCCCGCACCGCTGGGCATGGTGCTCGATCCGTCTATCTCCGCCGCGGCTCCCGCCAAAATGTCCGCTTCGGGCTATGCCGACCTGATCGCCAAGATTCCCGCCGGCGCCGACTGGATGCTGGCCGACGCCGTGGGAGCCGACAAGATGGACGATTTCGCCTTCGGGCTGGTGCAGGAGGGGCTGAAAGAGGCGCTCTGCGACCCTGCCGGGGTGCATGCCGGTAATGTGGCGAAGGTCGAACAACTGGCCGAAGGGCTGCTGCTGAGCGGCTTTGCCATGCAGGCCACGCTGTCGAGCCGCCCGGCTTCGGGCGCTGAACACCAGTTCAGCCACCTGTGGGACATGGAGCACCTGCGCTTCAACGGCGCTTCGGTGTCGCACGGCTTCAAGGTCGGCATCGGCACGCTCGCTTCGACGGCGTTCCTCGAAATGCTGCTCGACGCTCCCGTGGAGACGCTGGATGTCGAAAAATGCGTCGCCGCGTGGAAATCGTGGGAGGAGACCGAGCGGGACATCCGCGCCGTCTTCGACAATGATCCCGAGTTCGTGGCCCGCGGCCTGAAAGAGACCCGCGATAAGTATGTCGATCAGGAGGGGCTGCGCGAGCAGCTTACGCGGCTGAAGCAGGCGTGGCCCGAGCTGCGCGGCCGTATTCGCAGCCAGATCATCCCCTTCGGCGAGGTTCACCGCCGGCTGGAGCTGGTCGGAGCCCCCTGCGAACCGGAGCAGATCGGCGTTTCGCGCGCCCGTTTCCGCGCCTCGTTCGAGAAGATTCCCTACATGCGCAGCCGCTATACGGTCATCGACGTGGCTTTCCGTTGCGGCTGGATGGAGGAGTGGCTCGACCGGTTGTTCGGCAAGGGCGGCGTCTGGCAGGTCGAAAGCCTCGGGCAGACCGGCGTCGGGCAGGTCATTCCGGCCGCTTCGGGAATGTAG
- the mutY gene encoding A/G-specific adenine glycosylase, protein MSSVADILLDWYAREGRDLPWRRTRDPYRIWLSEVILQQTRVAQGMEYYFRFTERFPDAASLAAAPEDEVLKLWQGLGYYSRARNLHAAARQVVERFGGRFPVALDEVRSLRGVGDYTAAAICSAAYDAPCAVVDGNVYRVLARLFDLDAPIDSTAGKRAFAELAQSQLDTARPGRYNQAIMDFGALQCTPSSPRCETCPLSGRCLALAAGTIATRPVKQGKTKVRDRWFNYLHLSSGDHTLLRRREGRDIWQGLYEFPLIETDGPVELPELVRLPQFAELLGDAPWHLVRSIPLPKHQLSHQTLHAVVHRIETPSLTSAAAAMAVPTAALGDYAVPRLIDRYLIKYQI, encoded by the coding sequence ATGAGCTCCGTCGCCGACATACTCCTCGACTGGTACGCCCGCGAAGGGCGCGATTTGCCGTGGCGCCGTACGCGCGACCCCTACCGCATCTGGCTCTCGGAGGTGATCCTCCAGCAGACCCGTGTGGCGCAGGGGATGGAGTACTACTTCCGTTTCACGGAGCGTTTTCCCGACGCCGCATCGCTCGCCGCCGCTCCCGAAGACGAGGTGCTGAAACTCTGGCAGGGGCTCGGCTACTACAGCCGCGCCCGCAATCTCCATGCCGCCGCCCGGCAGGTCGTCGAACGCTTCGGCGGACGGTTTCCCGTCGCGTTGGACGAGGTCCGCTCGCTGCGCGGCGTGGGCGACTATACCGCCGCGGCCATCTGCTCGGCGGCTTACGACGCCCCGTGCGCCGTGGTCGACGGCAATGTCTACCGGGTGCTCGCGCGGCTCTTCGACCTCGATGCGCCGATCGACTCCACGGCCGGAAAGCGGGCTTTCGCCGAGTTGGCGCAGTCGCAGCTCGACACCGCGCGTCCGGGACGCTACAATCAGGCGATCATGGACTTCGGGGCTCTCCAATGCACCCCTTCGTCGCCCCGCTGCGAGACGTGTCCGTTGTCCGGACGGTGCCTCGCCCTCGCCGCCGGAACCATCGCCACGCGTCCCGTGAAACAGGGAAAAACCAAGGTCCGCGACCGCTGGTTCAACTACCTGCACCTTTCGTCGGGCGACCATACCCTGCTTCGCCGCCGCGAGGGGCGCGACATCTGGCAGGGACTTTACGAATTTCCGCTCATCGAGACCGACGGCCCCGTCGAACTGCCGGAACTCGTGCGCCTGCCACAGTTCGCCGAACTGCTGGGCGACGCTCCGTGGCACCTCGTGCGCAGTATCCCGCTGCCGAAGCACCAGCTTTCCCACCAGACGCTCCATGCGGTCGTCCACCGCATCGAAACCCCTTCTCTGACGTCTGCCGCCGCTGCGATGGCCGTTCCGACCGCTGCGCTGGGCGACTATGCCGTGCCGCGGCTGATCGACCGTTACCTGATCAAATACCAGATATAG
- a CDS encoding sialate O-acetylesterase: MKRILLLAAALAAAWTAAAKVTLPEIIGDNMVLQQNTEAKLWGWADPHTAVKVEASWGAKATVRSGGDGRWEVMLKTPAGGYEPQRIAIAGDGRVELNNILIGEVWFAGGQSNMEMGVQGFHNCPVARSNEVIARADARRGRIRYVKVPKTASYTPEERVGGRWNEFSTETAPLCTAVGYFFAEMLGDVLGVPVGVIDCTWGGSRVESWTSREILETYPDIDITEKGIAATDEWLRPLVMYNGMLRPVAGYTVRGYLWYQGESNVGAHTVYAERLANMVKLWRGLWGQGELPFYFVEIAPFNYWGSDLAAFLREAQCRAQEVIPNSGMVSTNDLVEPYEWCNIHPANKHDIGYRLACMALNRTYGKKAVHCDSPRFRSVEFADGKAVVSLDNAEYGFNRLVGIEGFELCGSNGVFHPADVTVDAQMRLVVSSKEVSEPAAVRYCFRNFQIGNLANSWGLPVIPFRTDDFQPRP; this comes from the coding sequence ATGAAACGAATACTGCTGCTTGCCGCCGCCCTTGCCGCGGCATGGACCGCCGCCGCGAAGGTCACCCTTCCGGAGATCATCGGCGACAATATGGTGTTGCAACAAAACACCGAAGCTAAACTCTGGGGCTGGGCCGATCCGCATACGGCGGTGAAGGTCGAGGCTTCGTGGGGCGCCAAAGCGACCGTCCGTAGCGGCGGCGACGGCCGCTGGGAGGTGATGCTGAAGACCCCTGCGGGCGGTTACGAGCCGCAGCGCATCGCGATCGCCGGGGACGGCCGGGTCGAGCTGAACAACATCCTGATCGGCGAAGTGTGGTTCGCCGGCGGTCAGAGCAACATGGAGATGGGCGTGCAGGGATTCCACAACTGCCCTGTGGCCCGCTCCAACGAGGTCATCGCCCGGGCCGACGCCCGGCGCGGCAGAATCCGCTATGTGAAAGTTCCGAAAACGGCCTCCTATACCCCCGAAGAGCGTGTCGGCGGCCGCTGGAACGAATTTTCGACTGAAACGGCTCCGCTCTGCACGGCCGTCGGTTATTTCTTTGCCGAGATGCTGGGCGACGTGCTCGGCGTTCCCGTGGGGGTCATCGACTGCACATGGGGCGGCAGCCGCGTCGAGAGCTGGACCTCGCGGGAAATTCTGGAGACCTATCCCGACATAGACATCACGGAAAAGGGCATTGCGGCGACCGACGAGTGGCTGCGGCCGCTGGTGATGTACAACGGCATGCTGCGTCCCGTGGCGGGCTATACCGTCCGCGGATATCTCTGGTATCAGGGAGAATCCAACGTTGGGGCCCATACGGTCTATGCCGAACGGCTGGCCAACATGGTGAAGCTGTGGCGCGGACTGTGGGGGCAGGGCGAACTGCCGTTCTACTTCGTCGAGATCGCTCCGTTCAACTACTGGGGCAGCGACCTCGCGGCCTTCCTGCGCGAGGCGCAGTGCCGGGCGCAGGAGGTGATCCCGAACAGCGGCATGGTCTCGACGAACGATTTGGTCGAGCCTTACGAGTGGTGCAACATCCACCCGGCTAACAAGCACGACATCGGCTACCGGCTGGCTTGCATGGCTCTGAACCGCACCTATGGAAAGAAGGCCGTGCATTGCGACAGCCCTCGTTTTCGCTCCGTAGAGTTTGCCGACGGCAAGGCCGTCGTCTCGCTGGACAACGCCGAATACGGCTTCAACCGACTGGTGGGCATCGAGGGTTTCGAGCTCTGCGGCTCCAACGGGGTGTTCCATCCGGCCGATGTGACGGTCGATGCGCAGATGCGGTTGGTCGTTTCGTCGAAGGAGGTTTCGGAGCCTGCCGCCGTGCGCTACTGCTTCCGCAACTTCCAGATCGGCAACCTCGCCAACAGTTGGGGACTGCCCGTCATTCCTTTCCGCACGGACGACTTCCAGCCCCGGCCCTGA
- a CDS encoding calcium/sodium antiporter, giving the protein MDILLLIVGLGLILAGANFLTDGSAALAQRFRVPEFIIGLTVVAVGTSTPELVVSVLSAIGGQSDVAIGNVVGSNIFNVFVILGVCALIRPVPLTAGNIRRDIPFGVLASLLLLAMAMDSLLCKGAADRIGRIDGVVMIGLYVALMWYTIRKTKRPEATAPAEGAKAPMAGWLMAVMIVGGLAGLVFGGEMFLRSATAIARSLGISESVIAITLVAGGTSLPELASSLVSLFKGKADMALGNVIGSNIANILLILGVSATINPLSMGGITVWDLLMVLLSSVVVFLAAFTFRRKAIDRWEGTIFVAIYVAYIWYLIR; this is encoded by the coding sequence ATGGATATCCTGCTATTGATCGTCGGACTGGGGCTGATCCTCGCCGGGGCCAATTTCCTTACGGACGGCTCCGCGGCGCTGGCCCAGCGCTTCCGGGTGCCGGAATTCATCATCGGACTGACGGTGGTGGCCGTCGGCACCTCGACGCCCGAACTGGTCGTATCGGTGCTCTCGGCCATCGGAGGCCAAAGCGACGTGGCGATCGGCAACGTCGTGGGGTCGAACATTTTCAACGTCTTCGTCATTCTGGGCGTCTGCGCCCTGATACGCCCCGTACCGCTGACGGCGGGGAACATCCGCCGCGACATCCCGTTCGGGGTGCTGGCGTCGTTGCTCCTGCTGGCCATGGCCATGGATTCGCTGCTCTGCAAAGGGGCTGCGGACCGTATCGGGCGCATCGACGGCGTGGTGATGATCGGGCTTTACGTCGCATTGATGTGGTATACGATCCGGAAGACGAAGCGCCCCGAAGCGACCGCCCCGGCGGAAGGGGCCAAGGCGCCGATGGCCGGATGGCTCATGGCCGTGATGATCGTCGGGGGACTTGCCGGACTGGTCTTCGGCGGCGAGATGTTCCTCCGCAGCGCCACGGCCATCGCCCGCAGCCTCGGGATCAGCGAATCGGTGATCGCCATCACGCTCGTGGCGGGCGGCACGTCGCTGCCCGAACTGGCCTCGTCGCTCGTGTCGCTGTTCAAGGGCAAGGCCGACATGGCGCTGGGCAACGTCATCGGATCGAATATCGCCAACATCCTGCTGATTCTGGGTGTGAGCGCCACGATAAACCCGCTCTCGATGGGCGGCATCACGGTCTGGGACCTGCTGATGGTCCTGCTGAGTTCGGTCGTGGTGTTCCTCGCGGCTTTCACGTTCAGGCGCAAGGCCATCGACCGTTGGGAAGGGACAATCTTCGTGGCGATATACGTCGCCTATATCTGGTATTTGATCAGGTAA
- a CDS encoding GNAT family N-acetyltransferase, with the protein MEKKHTVVDNTAEKRYELDLGDGDMALIEYVLGKGLIVLTHTEVPPKYEGQGIGKELVQAALEDIRRKELLVVPQCPFVGAYIRRHPEWMDLVLTAESAKR; encoded by the coding sequence ATGGAAAAGAAACACACAGTGGTCGACAACACGGCCGAGAAACGCTACGAACTCGATCTCGGGGACGGCGACATGGCGCTGATCGAGTATGTGCTGGGCAAAGGGCTCATCGTCCTGACCCACACCGAAGTTCCGCCCAAATACGAGGGACAGGGCATCGGCAAGGAGCTGGTGCAGGCCGCGCTGGAGGACATCCGCCGCAAAGAGCTGCTGGTCGTCCCGCAGTGCCCGTTCGTCGGAGCCTATATCCGGCGTCATCCCGAGTGGATGGATCTGGTGTTGACCGCCGAATCGGCGAAACGCTGA
- the zupT gene encoding zinc transporter ZupT, whose product MEEPNILIPLLLTLGAGLATGIGSAIAFFAKRTNKRLLSFSLGLSGGVMIYVSFVELFQQANISLTAEWGPRLGTIVTVASFFAGILLIGIIDRLVPSFENPHEAHSVEEMDHQPRNPKLMRMGVMTALAIGIHNFPEGIATFTSAVDNMALGVAIAVAIAIHNIPEGIAVSIPIYYATGDRKKAFRLSLLSGLAEPVGAVLAYLVLMPFMSPTLMGCILAGVAGIMVFISIDELLPAAREYGEAHISIYGVVAGMALMAVSLIMLS is encoded by the coding sequence ATGGAAGAACCCAATATCCTGATCCCCCTGCTGCTGACGCTCGGCGCGGGTCTTGCGACGGGCATCGGCAGCGCCATCGCCTTTTTCGCCAAACGCACCAACAAACGGCTGCTGTCGTTTTCGCTGGGTCTGTCGGGCGGCGTGATGATCTATGTCTCGTTCGTCGAGCTGTTCCAGCAGGCCAACATCTCCCTCACGGCGGAATGGGGTCCCCGCCTCGGCACGATCGTCACGGTGGCGAGTTTCTTCGCGGGCATCCTGCTCATCGGCATCATCGACCGGCTGGTGCCCTCGTTCGAAAATCCCCACGAGGCCCACAGCGTCGAGGAGATGGACCACCAGCCCCGCAACCCCAAACTGATGCGCATGGGCGTGATGACGGCGCTGGCCATCGGCATCCACAACTTCCCCGAGGGTATTGCCACCTTCACCTCGGCCGTGGACAACATGGCCCTCGGCGTGGCGATCGCCGTGGCCATCGCCATCCACAACATTCCCGAGGGAATCGCCGTGTCGATCCCGATCTACTACGCCACGGGCGACCGCAAGAAGGCTTTCCGGCTGTCGCTGCTGTCGGGGCTCGCCGAGCCGGTGGGCGCCGTGCTGGCCTATCTGGTGCTGATGCCCTTCATGTCGCCGACGCTGATGGGCTGCATCCTCGCGGGCGTGGCGGGCATCATGGTCTTCATATCGATCGACGAACTGCTTCCCGCGGCCCGCGAATACGGCGAAGCGCACATCTCCATCTACGGTGTGGTGGCCGGCATGGCCCTGATGGCCGTAAGTCTTATCATGCTGTCTTAA
- a CDS encoding HAD-IIA family hydrolase yields the protein MENFHEYRSVWEHGELMERLRRIRHVALDMDGTIYMGMSLFPYTQAFLRGLREQGIGYSFLTNNPSKCIDDYLHKLATLGIEATRDEMYTTALATIDYIKAHYPAARRLFLLGTPSMISEFEAAGFESCTDSADDVPDVVVAAFDMTLSYDRLCRAAWWVKQGVPYIATNPDRVCPTDLPTVLVDCGSICACIEHATGRRPDITLGKPDPNMLSGILARHGLQPSEIAMVGDRIYTDVQMAHNAGAMGVLVLSGETTLDVADKADPQPHITADSIEILGRLLHEANK from the coding sequence ATGGAAAACTTTCACGAATACCGCTCCGTCTGGGAGCACGGCGAACTGATGGAGCGTCTGCGCCGCATCCGCCATGTGGCGCTCGACATGGACGGCACGATCTACATGGGCATGTCGCTCTTTCCCTACACGCAGGCTTTCCTGCGCGGACTCCGCGAACAGGGCATCGGCTACTCGTTCCTGACGAACAACCCCTCGAAGTGCATCGACGACTACCTCCACAAGCTCGCGACGCTGGGCATCGAGGCCACGCGCGACGAGATGTACACCACGGCGCTGGCCACGATCGACTACATCAAGGCCCACTACCCCGCGGCCCGGAGGCTCTTTCTGCTGGGAACGCCCTCGATGATCTCGGAGTTCGAGGCCGCGGGCTTCGAATCCTGCACCGACTCGGCGGACGACGTGCCCGACGTCGTCGTGGCGGCGTTCGACATGACGCTCAGCTACGACCGCCTGTGCCGCGCGGCTTGGTGGGTGAAGCAGGGCGTGCCCTACATCGCCACCAATCCCGACCGGGTATGCCCCACCGACCTGCCGACGGTGCTGGTCGACTGCGGTTCGATCTGCGCCTGCATCGAGCACGCCACCGGGCGCCGTCCGGACATCACGCTCGGCAAGCCCGACCCCAACATGCTCTCGGGCATCCTCGCACGGCACGGATTGCAGCCGTCGGAGATCGCCATGGTCGGCGACCGCATCTACACCGACGTGCAGATGGCCCACAACGCCGGGGCGATGGGCGTGCTGGTCCTCTCGGGCGAAACGACGCTCGACGTGGCGGACAAGGCCGACCCGCAGCCCCACATCACGGCCGACAGCATCGAGATTCTGGGCCGGCTGCTCCACGAAGCAAATAAATAG
- a CDS encoding metallophosphoesterase, translating to MKQMTLLLTALLTTAAVLAQPRIRIEHGPYLQNVTEEGFTVVWNSTADAAGWVELAPDDGSHFYAAERPKFHDSHLGRQRIGRMHSVRISGLQPGTTYRYRIMQRGVVLNEGNKRVILDEGFGNDILKHKPYTVTTLDPAQERVDFWVVNDIHSQDSVFRRLIRTAPEEKPDFLCLNGDLATQIETEQTLWDACLASASEILTPAGIPLVPVRGNHENRGVCSGCWSDFFPTPTGETYYTFRRGPAFFLVLDGCEDKPDSDIRYYGLGDWDAYRQREAAWLKKVVESEEFRTAPVRIVLIHMIPGGKASWYGEQQIRRLFVPELVGKGIDVMLCGHYHRYQWIDDGSRGVDFPILVNSNVDRLAVSADASGIDLKVFDTAGKLVKQHRIDKK from the coding sequence ATGAAACAAATGACCTTGCTGCTAACCGCCCTCCTGACGACGGCCGCGGTGCTCGCACAGCCCCGCATACGCATCGAGCACGGCCCCTACCTGCAAAACGTGACGGAGGAGGGCTTCACCGTCGTCTGGAACTCGACGGCGGATGCCGCCGGATGGGTGGAGCTGGCCCCGGACGACGGTTCGCACTTCTACGCCGCCGAACGCCCCAAATTCCACGATTCGCACCTCGGGCGCCAGCGCATCGGGCGCATGCACAGCGTCCGCATCAGCGGCCTGCAGCCCGGCACGACCTACCGTTACCGCATCATGCAGCGGGGCGTCGTCCTCAACGAAGGCAACAAGCGCGTCATTCTCGACGAGGGTTTCGGCAACGACATCCTCAAACACAAACCCTACACCGTAACGACCCTCGACCCTGCGCAGGAGCGGGTCGATTTCTGGGTCGTCAACGACATCCATTCGCAGGATTCGGTCTTCCGCCGACTGATCCGCACCGCCCCCGAGGAGAAGCCCGACTTTCTCTGCCTGAACGGCGATCTGGCCACCCAGATCGAGACCGAACAGACGCTCTGGGACGCCTGCCTTGCGTCGGCCTCGGAGATACTCACGCCCGCGGGCATTCCGCTGGTCCCCGTGCGCGGCAACCACGAGAACCGCGGCGTCTGCTCGGGATGCTGGTCCGACTTCTTCCCCACGCCGACCGGGGAGACCTATTATACATTCCGCCGGGGCCCGGCCTTCTTCCTCGTGCTCGACGGCTGCGAGGACAAGCCCGACAGCGACATCCGCTACTACGGGCTGGGCGACTGGGACGCCTACCGCCAGCGCGAGGCCGCATGGCTGAAAAAGGTCGTCGAAAGCGAGGAGTTCCGCACGGCACCCGTGCGCATCGTCCTGATCCACATGATTCCCGGAGGCAAGGCAAGCTGGTACGGCGAGCAGCAGATCCGCCGGCTGTTCGTCCCGGAGCTGGTCGGAAAAGGCATCGACGTGATGCTCTGCGGCCACTACCACCGCTACCAGTGGATCGACGACGGCAGCCGCGGGGTCGATTTCCCGATCCTCGTCAACTCGAACGTCGACCGCCTCGCGGTATCGGCCGACGCATCGGGCATCGACCTGAAGGTCTTCGACACCGCCGGAAAACTCGTCAAACAACACCGCATCGACAAAAAATAA